One Campylobacter sp. RM16192 genomic region harbors:
- the rimP gene encoding ribosome maturation factor RimP, protein MQNLEKLIKECGVELYDTELANENGKTIYRIYITKKDGVNLDDCEKVSRLLSPIFDVEPPVNGDYTLEVSSPGLERKLETIAHFSSSIGELVKITASIDGGNQKLKGKILAVNDYEIDLEVDNKSIKIKISDIKKAKTYIEW, encoded by the coding sequence ATGCAAAATCTTGAAAAACTAATTAAAGAGTGTGGGGTAGAGCTTTATGATACCGAACTAGCCAATGAAAACGGCAAAACTATTTACAGAATTTATATTACTAAAAAAGATGGAGTAAATTTAGACGACTGTGAAAAAGTATCGAGATTACTTTCACCTATCTTTGATGTAGAACCACCCGTTAATGGTGACTATACTCTTGAAGTTAGCAGTCCCGGACTTGAAAGAAAGCTCGAAACAATCGCTCATTTTAGCTCAAGCATAGGAGAGCTTGTAAAAATTACAGCCTCAATCGATGGAGGAAATCAAAAACTAAAAGGTAAAATTTTAGCCGTAAATGACTACGAAATAGATCTTGAAGTAGACAATAAATCTATCAAAATAAAAATTTCAGACATCAAAAAAGCAAAAACATACATAGAGTGGTAA
- the rbfA gene encoding 30S ribosome-binding factor RbfA has product MNSAEIKRLRTESVLKELIPEALATLEDEFLRGLCVTDVECKKGRYDAFVYLDKMAFDDKEQAYVLSHLKRISKYLQNHCMEAEGWYRCPNFHFKFDDRLEYQNHMDSLFDKISKDLDKNAKS; this is encoded by the coding sequence ATGAATTCAGCCGAAATTAAAAGACTAAGAACCGAAAGTGTGTTGAAAGAGCTTATTCCTGAAGCTCTTGCGACTTTAGAGGATGAGTTTTTAAGAGGTCTTTGCGTAACTGATGTAGAGTGCAAAAAAGGTAGATATGACGCCTTTGTATATCTTGATAAGATGGCGTTTGACGACAAAGAACAAGCCTATGTATTAAGTCACTTAAAACGCATATCAAAATATCTACAAAACCACTGCATGGAAGCTGAAGGTTGGTATAGATGCCCGAATTTTCACTTCAAATTTGATGATAGGCTAGAGTATCAAAATCATATGGATAGTTTGTTTGATAAAATTTCAAAGGATTTAGATAAAAATGCAAAATCTTGA